A genomic window from Camelina sativa cultivar DH55 chromosome 2, Cs, whole genome shotgun sequence includes:
- the LOC109127678 gene encoding putative defensin-like protein 270 codes for MAPSKSHFVAFLLIVSLIVNAQSIRITDDSSDCTFKGPCHRRKDCYKRCGVKPPSHAALCVPYGDQGLVCCCL; via the exons aTGGCGCCTTCAAAGTCTCATTTTGTTGCCTTTCTCTTGATCGTTTCTCTCATTGTTAATGCTCAATCTATTc GAATTACGGATGATTCAAGTGATTGTACGTTTAAAGGACCATGTCATAGGAGAAAAGATTGTTACAAAAGATGTGGAGTGAAACCACCTTCTCATGCTGCTTTGTGTGTACCTTACGGAGATCAGGGACTTGTATGTTGTTGCCTCTAA
- the LOC104726745 gene encoding uncharacterized protein LOC104726745: MGRNCHGGGGDGAIFSSSKSKRKTNGCMAAFHHLFDFQHFYFHSHNHLTIDSPSRSKGLKLIEESLPLTTYKDKQILNIPVSMRVRTEVGTKSSRLRALATDSSTSSSEICSSPGSKTPNLVARLMGLDLLPDRNDSMSNHHTMSSYHGSSRLTNHRLSNKGTRSLPVSPRISSARISDFDIHRLSLQLNKENKHEEFRCSRLKEMKQDQEENRSPRDYARQIVKQIKERVVTGRVVGMDVTNSVKNREARPLHEPRRDTTVSCSPRTRFSNKENKPSTTRKPNSSSSFRQEQIIHQKPKPTTVILVSMSKATGEKQSQNRVKQRQLKPINRCNKAEIETRLTTQRPIIKSTSPTSDIRIKQRETILSEPRDVKAKPSHKMFKKIPKSNVLENISATRPPQKQINERDRPKSNEDAYVCSSLINKIEKNSPQVASELDSEKDYIRRIMNIAAVARYSSKCCQVPGELALMEVDHLLQKKKKKVEEEEEEIIAEIERDIIDALVQETASELRQIIW, encoded by the exons ATGGGAAGAAACTGCCACGGCGGTGGCGGTGATGGAGCAATCTTTTCCTCATCTAAGtccaagagaaaaacaaatggaTGCATGGCTGCTTTTCACCACTTGTTtgattttcaacatttttactTCCATTCTCATAATCACCTCACCATTGATTCTCCTTCAAGGTCAAAAG GCTTGAAGTTAATAGAAGAGTCTCTACCATTAACAACCTATAAGGACaaacaaattttgaatattcct GTAAGCATGAGAGTGAGAACAGAGGTAGGGACAAAGAGTTCAAGACTGAGAGCTCTTGCGACTGATAGTTCCACATCTTCATCTGAAATATGCAGCTCACCAGGAAGCAAAACACCAAACTTGGTGGCTAGACTAATGGGTCTTGACCTTCTTCCTGATAGAAATGATTCAATGTCAAATCATCATACTATGTCGAGCTATCATGGATCAAGTCGTCTCACAAACCATAGACTTTCCAATAAAGGCACACGATCTCTACCGGTGAGCCCTAGAATCTCCTCTGCTCGGATATCGGATTTCGACATTCATCGTCTCTCTCTTCAgctgaacaaagagaataagcATGAAGAGTTTAGGTGTTCAAGGCTGAAAGAGATGAAACAAGACCAAGAAGAGAACCGAAGTCCGAGAGATTACGCGAGGCAGATagtaaaacaaatcaaagaaagagtCGTCACTGGAAGAGTCGTCGGTATGGATGTAACAAACTCGGTGAAGAACAGAGAGGCAAGACCATTACATGAGCCTAGAAGAGACACAACAGTTTCTTGCTCACCAAGAACCAGGttttcaaataaagaaaacaaaccaagCACCACTCGTAAACCTAATTCCTCATCTTCCTTCAGACAAGAACAGATCATTCATCAGAAGCCAAAGCCAACAACAGTGATTCTTGTTTCCATGTCAAAAGCCACTGGAGAGAAACAGAGTCAGAACAGAGTAAAACAAAGGCAACTAAAACCCATCAACCGATGCAACAAGGCAGAGATTGAAACAAGGCTCACTACTCAACGTCCCATAATAAAGTCTACTTCTCCAACATCCGATATTCGAATCAAACAGCGAGAGACTATCTTGTCAGAACCAAGAGACGTTAAAGCCAAGCCTTCACACAAGATGTTCAAGAAAATACCAAAGTCAAATGTTCTTGAAAACATCTCTGCCACACGACCTCCTCAGAAACAG attaaCGAAAGAGATAGACCGAAATCGAATGAAGACGCATACGTTTGCTCTAGTTTGATAAACAAAATCGAGAAGAATAGTCCACAAGTAGCCAGTGAACTCGATTCTGAAAAAGACTACATCAGAAGAATAATGAATATTGCGGCTGTAGCGAGATATAGCAGCAAGTGTTGTCAAGTTCCTGGAGAGCTTGCTTTAATGGAAGTTGATCACCTtctacagaagaagaagaagaaggttgaagaggaagaagaagagatcattGCAGAGATTGAGCGGGATATCATAGACGCGCTCGTTCAAGAAACCGCGTCTGAACTGAGACAAATCATTTGGTGA
- the LOC109127681 gene encoding putative defensin-like protein 270, translated as MAPSKCHFVAFLLIISLVVNIQSIWITDDSSDYMFKGPRHRREDCYKRCGVKPPSHAALCVPLGDEGLVCCCL; from the exons ATGGCGCCTTCAAAGTGTCATTTTGTTGCTTTTCTCTTGATCATTTCTCTCGTTGTTAACATTCAATCTATtt GGATTACGGATGATTCAAGTGATTATATGTTTAAAGGACCACGTCATAGGAGAGAAGATTGTTACAAAAGATGTGGAGTGAAACCACCTTCTCATGCTGCTTTGTGTGTACCTTTGGGAGATGAGGGACTTGTGTGTTGTTGCCTCTAA
- the LOC104726779 gene encoding MADS-box protein AGL71-like, with translation MVRGKIEIKKIENVTSRQVTFSKRRSGLFKKAHELSVLCDAQVAAIVFSQSGRLYEYSSSEMEKIIERYGKFSNNSFVAERPQVERYLQELKKEMDRMVKKIDLLEVHHRKLMGQGLGSCSVAELQEIDTQIEKSLRIVRSRKAELYAGQLEKLKEKERELLNERKRLREEQIRERLMRPVVPLTLQICDKGKSTEGGGSSDVETDLFIGLPVTRL, from the exons ATGGTGAGAGGGAAAATCGAGATCAAGAAGATCGAGAACGTGACGAGCAGACAAGTAACGTTTTCTAAGCGAAGGAGCGGTCTCTTTAAGAAGGCTCATGAGCTTTCGGTTCTATGCGATGCTCAAGTCGCCGCCATTGTCTTCTCTCAGAGTGGAAGATTATACGAATACTCTAGCTCCGA GATGGAGAAAATTATAGAAAGATATGGCAAGTTTAGTAATAACTCCTTTGTGGCAGAGAGGCCCCAAGTAGAACGATACTTGCAG GAGCTTAAGAAGGAAATGGATAGAATGGTAAAGAAGATTGATCTTCTTGAAGTTCATCACCG TAAGCTGATGGGGCAAGGTTTGGGTTCGTGTTCAGTGGCAGAACTTCAAGAGATAGACACTCAAATTGAGAAGAGCCTTCGTATTGTAAGGTCAAGAAAG GCTGAGTTATACGCAGGTCAACTGGAAAAGCTAAAAGAAAAG GAGAGAGAGCTCTTGAACGAGAGAAAAAGGCTGCGTGAAGAG CAAATTAGAGAAAGGTTGATGCGACCGGTGGTGCCACTAACATTACAAATATGTGATAAGGGTAAAAGTACTGAAGGTGGTGGTTCGTCGGATGTTGAAACCGATCTATTTATTGGATTGCCCGTGACTCGGCTATAA
- the LOC104726794 gene encoding uncharacterized protein LOC104726794, translating to MNITNLNHHLNLILHPPQKARNAKMGDNGESSIKWPKIKLKPNLNVSYLKNHDLFTVENCLTSDESKGFIKIAESLGFTHQGSRGPAYGEAYRDNHRISVNDPVLADTLWQSGLSDLFTDIKIRRKVAVGLNPNIRFYRYSAGQHFGRHIDESADLEDGKRTYYTLLIYLSGNSTKSKSKSSSSKTNDSSSAEPLVGGETVFYGSRNSIVAEVAPVEGMALFHIHGDKCMLHEGRNVSKGVKYVFRSDVVFA from the exons atgaatataacaaatttaaatcatCACCTCAATCTGATCTTACACCCTCCCCAGAAAGCTAGAAACGCGAAGATGGGAGACAATGGAGAATCATCAATAAAGTGGCCAAAgatcaaactcaaaccaaatctCAATGTCTCTTATCTAAAGAACCATGATCTCTTCACT GTGGAAAACTGTCTGACTTCTGATGAATCAAAGGGTTTTATTAAAATAGCAGAGTCTCTCGGTTTCACTCACCAAGGAAGTCGTGGTCCAGCCTATGGTGAAGCTTATAGGGATAACCATCGAATCTCAGTGAACGATCCCGTCCTTGCTGATACGTTATGGCAATCGGGGCTTTCCGATTTATTTACTGATATCAAGATTAGGAGGAAGGTTGCTGTTGGCTTGAATCCAAACATTAGATTTTACAG GTATAGTGCTGGTCAGCATTTTGGTCGTCATATTGATGAAAGTGCTGATCTTGAAGATGGAAAGCGGACTTATTACACATTGTTGATATATCTAAGCGGGAACAGCACGAAATCAAAATCCAAGAGCAGTTCAAGCAAGACAAATGATTCTTCTTCAGCTGAGCCTTTAGTAGGTGGAGAAACCGTCTTTTATGGTTCAAGGAACAGTATCGTGGCTGAG GTAGCTCCAGTGGAAGGTATGGCTCTCTTTCACATCCATGGAGACAAGTGCATGTTGCATGAAGGAAGGAATGTCTCCAAAGGTGTCAAGTATGTGTTCCGTTCTGATGTTGTTTTTGCATGA
- the LOC109127662 gene encoding putative defensin-like protein 270 — translation MAPSKSHFVAFLLIISLIVNVQSIRITDDSSDCTFKGPCHRREDCYKRCGVKPPSHAALCVPYGVQGLVCCCL, via the exons ATGGCTCCTTCAAAGTCTCATTTTGTTGCTTTTCTCTTGATCATTTCTCTCATTGTTAACGTTCAATCTATTc GAATTACCGATGATTCAAGTGATTGTACGTTTAAAGGACCATGTCATAGGAGAGAAGATTGTTACAAAAGATGTGGAGTGAAACCACCTTCTCATGCTGCTTTGTGTGTACCTTACGGAGTTCAGGGACTTGTATGTTGTTGCCTCTAA
- the LOC104726754 gene encoding MADS-box protein AGL72, producing MVRGKIEIKKIENVTSRQVTFSKRRSGLFKKAHELSVLCDAQVAAMIFSQKGRLYEFASSDIQKTIKRYAEYKRECFGAETHPIEQYVQGLKKEMVTMVKKIEVLEVHNRKLMGQSLAFCSVKELQDIATQIEKSLHIVRSTKAKLYEDELKKLEAKERELKDERVRLCGKVGERPMGMPSGSKEKEDVETDLFIGFPKSRP from the exons ATGGTGAGAGGAAAGATCGAGATCAAGAAGATCGAGAACGTAACAAGCAGACAAGTCACATTTTCCAAGCGAAGGAGTGGTCTCTTTAAGAAGGCTCATGAGCTTTCTGTTCTGTGTGATGCTCAAGTCGCAGCTATGATCTTCTCTCAGAAAGGAAGATTATATGAATTCGCAAGCTCCGA TATCCAGAAGACGATCAAGCGATACGCTGAATATAAGAGAGAGTGCTTTGGTGCAGAAACTCACCCCATAGAGCAATACGTGCAG GGACTAAAGAAGGAAATGGTGACAATGGTGAAAAAGATTGAAGTGCTTGAAGTTCATAACCG GAAGCTCATGGGGCAAAGTTTGGCGTTTTGTTCGGTGAAAGAACTTCAGGATATAGCCACTCAGATAGAGAAAAGCCTTCATATTGTTAGATCAACAAAG GCTAAGTTATATGAAGATGAGCTAAAGAAACTAGAAGCCAAG GAGAGGGAACTCAAGGACGAGAGAGTCAGGCTCTGTGGAAAG GTTGGAGAAAGGCCAATGGGAATGCCGTCGGGaagcaaagagaaagaggatgTGGAAACTGATCTATTTATTGGATTTCCGAAGAGCCGACCATAA